From Flavobacterium alkalisoli, the proteins below share one genomic window:
- a CDS encoding YdeI/OmpD-associated family protein: MKPHFFKTPAHFREWLEENHETAAELLVGFYKVGTGKPSITWPQSVDEALCFGWIDGIRRTIDKEAYSIRFTPRRTTSIWSAVNVKKMEELLAAGLVKPMGIAAYEKLKEGKTKIYSHERKAPAEFTNEQEKIFKNHKAAWEFFNAQAPYYKNLMKHWVTSAKQEKTQISRLEKLIDTSKKSQRIR; encoded by the coding sequence ATGAAACCACACTTTTTTAAAACTCCTGCCCACTTTAGGGAATGGCTGGAAGAGAATCATGAAACAGCCGCTGAGCTGCTTGTCGGTTTTTATAAGGTAGGTACCGGAAAGCCAAGTATTACATGGCCACAATCGGTAGATGAGGCGCTATGTTTTGGTTGGATAGACGGTATCAGGCGTACTATTGATAAAGAAGCTTATTCCATACGGTTTACTCCGCGAAGGACAACCAGTATATGGAGTGCAGTAAACGTAAAAAAGATGGAAGAGCTGCTGGCAGCCGGTTTGGTTAAGCCTATGGGGATAGCAGCTTATGAAAAACTGAAAGAGGGCAAAACTAAAATATATTCCCATGAAAGGAAAGCTCCTGCAGAGTTTACCAATGAGCAGGAAAAAATCTTTAAAAACCATAAAGCTGCCTGGGAATTTTTTAATGCTCAGGCGCCTTATTATAAAAATCTTATGAAGCATTGGGTTACTTCTGCCAAGCAGGAAAAAACACAGATATCCCGACTGGAAAAACTGATAGATACGTCAAAGAAAAGCCAAAGAATCCGATAA